The stretch of DNA GAATTACCCTAACATTTCTCTTGATGATCTCTCTGttcattaacatttttccatCAGATAATTCAATTCCTGCAAGAGGAATAAGGACTTCTCCAATGATATCATCTCTTGAAAACCTGTCGAAACTCAAGATTGTGAAGTGCAAGGCCAACTCTTGGATCTGAGTATAGAGGATCCCATAGAATGTAAAGGTCTCATCAAAAGCTGGGTCCAAGGTCTTTCTCAGAACTCTGGTTTTCACTTTATGCTTCTTCTCTGGGAGGATCGTCATTTTGATATACGGGTCAGAGGTCATCGACTGCTCATCCATGGCTGGCAAGCCACGGGCTTCCTTGATATTTACCACAAATGCTTTCTTCTCAAAGTTGTACTCTAAGGAGAAGAAGAGGGTTCCCAGCTTCTCCTGTTTCTCTTCTGAAGTAAGGGAAGTGCTGGACTTTAAGCTATCAGGGGAAACggcttctttctccccttctgaaAAGAGCTTTGGGGTCACACTCTCCAGATCAGAAGGGCTACTAGCTTTGAGGTTTGTTTTGGGAAAATTGCCATTGAGATCTCTCTTCTCAAGGTCGAGATGTAATGAATTCTTTGGCACAGCTGGCTTATTCTTTACTTCATTTTTGTCATCTGCTCCAAACTTCTTCTTGCTACTTAGGTTTTCAGGATAAATATCAACTCCTTTTAGTACATGCACAAACTTATATGGAGGAGTCTTGTTAGACTTGGATGATTTTCTCTGACAGCAGATCCATGCAAACAGAGAGACTGTGAAGACCAGGCCAAATGCACTGAAGATCCCCACCACTGTGGGGATTTCATCTGAAAAATCAAATGACCAATAACATACATTAAAGGAGCAGAGTTGGAGATATGAGCCTATTTGAAAAGCATACTGGAGCTGGCAAATGCTGTAGGCTGCACAGATTGGATTACTTTCCAACTCTTCTGGGTATGAGTTATGTACACATTTCATGTCACCTTCAGGAATAAACACATCCACTGTGTGACATGCTGAAAAAAATACCGTATGACAGAAACttcttcatttcagttttttttttcataaataaaaagaaaagatgaaacaggGCCTAGGTCGGGATGGGGGATGCTAAATGACCCTGACCTACCTTTGTTTTCTCAGATAACATGAGTCAACTACAGCATGGTAGGTCAGTACTaatttcattatgttttcttGACATTTTGAGGCTTTCCAGAAGCATCAATTTTTACTGATTATGGAGctctaaatacacatttttgaaatactgggagattttttattcttAGTAGTTCTTTATTTATCCCGGATTCAAGAAGCAAACATCTAAGGGCTCAGTGGTTccaataattttaagaaatggagGAACATTATCTGCTATTGTCACAAACTTATCAATAATTTCCATCCCAATTCTGATAAGAGAAATGTTacatatattaggaaaaaaagaacaaaaaagatgaacaacaggatattaatattatataactttTAACACTACAAACTCCTTGGATACAGATTCATAATTTCTCAAACACTGAATTACCCAAAGAACAAATTAATTACACCTAagtaggataaaaacaaaacaatggttATGAATGAATCATCGTTCCTTAACATGTAAAGAGTGAGAATAGATAATTTAGAGTTCAATTTTATCCATAACTGATTTTTTCTAGCATATTTCCACATGGCAAATGGTAATCAAATTGAATTTGGCATTCTTTCTTGAATGAGGGCACATTAAATTACTGACATTAGGAAATACTGATTATGCATGAAGCTTATCATGTGCCATATGTAAGCATATTTCTCCAACAAATGATTAGTAACAGTGTGTAAGTAAAAGCAGTATTGCTATATCTGGACACAGTGCATCAATTGAGTCAATGTTTAATACAGTCATAGTGAATATAACTAATGTAGTATTATCTGCATTTAGTTTCATTCTTATCTATTTTTATCCCAAATAGTgaataataaagttaaaagtcCCAGTTAGAAAAGGGTTAAGCCTTGTTTGAATAACCCCTGAAAGAACAATCTTTTgttactcccctcccccaccccccaaatcttCTGCCTACCTACTTCATAATTTCAAAACTGAACTCAAAGAATATAAGAACCAGCAATGACAAATAAGAGAAGACATatataacaatattaaaaaacaataataaaaattctatagTTTAATTATATCAAGAAACTGAATCatgtagagatgaaaaataaacctttgaaTTCCCCAAGTAGAAAACGCAGCAAATGctacagaaaaagaattaaacaagaGCTAAAGATAATCAGCTAAACTTAGTATcagcttttcagtttttttcttctattcaagtctttgtgtgtggagggggtgggggggtggcaggggagaaTCCACTCCTGGACTCTAATAATCCAAGGCCAGGGAGCAAAACCAAAGTCATGAACTAAGGCAATTCTTTAGCCAATGCTAGGAGAACaataaaagcaatagaaaatgatccttctttttttttttcttaaacagacCAATGGCCCAAGCTGAAACATATTTTTTACCAGCACAATCTCTGAAAATGCCTCAGTATtagaaaatttcttattttcaaatcaGAAATTGGGAATACACATCATAATAATATAAATCAATCACCCAAATGGAAGCCTGTAAAGGAAACTCATTTCTGAATATAATGTCACAGATTGTCCCTATTTCATACGTAAGTCACAAGGCAAAATATTCACTAAATCATGGAAAGACTCACCTACTCCTTGTATGTTCTCTATCAATGAGATTTTAAGCTTCTGAGAGCAAAGACCTCAGTCATTTCACTCAGTTAAATAACAATTATCATGGACTCATAGATATCATTCATTATTCACAAACTTCTataaaatttcttgatttttttttgaatacttgTGAAGTAAGTAAAACTCTACCTCTTATCTTTGGAATATAATGTGACCTAAAATACTACTTTTTAATTTGAAgtacatctgtttttatttactgaaagagagaaggagagcaatgATGCCAAAAATTTGGTATAGGAAAAGGGAAATTGAATTGGAAAATAGGAGTCCTAATTCTACTTTCCAAAAGCTTTTCATTAACTGTTTGACCTAAAATACGTCCCTCATCTCTCTGGGCTCTGGTTACCTCACCTGTGAAATGCAATGGGCCAAGCTAGTTCATTTCAAATACCACTCTAACACCCTAGCATCATAGGATTCTGTGTTTTTCACTAGCAACATATTTCAAGAATACAAGAAAAACATAGCAGAGAAAAACAACCTTATGGTACActctataataaaatatacattccaAACCCTCAACATATAAGTTGTTTTATACCGAGATCAAACCCTTATGTAATCACAGAAACATTGGCTTCTCCTGGTAAGTTAAATACAGatttacttacaaataaaaatcacctacAGAATTAATGAAACCAACTGCAAACAACAGACCCCCTTTCCTTTACTCAGCGCGTGCTGCAATTTACAGAGCTACCCGAACATTTAGGAACTTCTTGGATGTAAAATCTCCCTGGCAGACGGCaatttttttgaggagaaagatagggaggaagggagaaacaaCAGATAAGCCACGATTGCCCCTTTacagttctcattttcttttcagattaacTACCTAGGAGATCTATATCCAACAtcccatggaaaaataaaaataacaacaacaacaacacagccCACCCCGGAGTATTCAAGAAACAACCGCAGTTACAAGTTGAGTAACTTGCTTACCAAATTCTTCCCGGCTGGTAGTGATCGGAGCCATTTTTTGCTGCGTGTTCTGTCCGAGGTGCTGAACGGAAAACTCCCTGGCTTGATTCACTTGCCTGGATCTGAAGCGCCGGCTTTCCCGAGTGCTGAAAACAACAGCGCAGAGCCCAGGGGACCTGCGCCTGGAACCGGGAGGAGgcaaaggggggagggggtggtccaCTCGCCCTCGCACAGTGATTTGCCACCCCTGTTCCTGTTTTGGCTCTTCTGAGAAGCTCGTCTCTGAGACTCTAGACGTGGCTGAAACCCGAATTGACGCAATCCTGACGCTACAGGGTTGAAATCAgcacctgccctcctcccctccgccctccaatcctctcctctccctttccttctttcttcctcccgtCTCTCCTGAGGATTCAACACATACTCATCAATTATTTTAACTGTTGGACTACTGGAGATTAGCTTTGCTATTCTGTGGGGGCTCACAAGCACATGGAGATGAGCCCCCAAACTCATTCGTGTCAGTTCTTAATAGAAAATCTCCTGATCATCTAGATCAGTAAAAATGTGCCTGCGAGTTATCAGAATAATGCAATTTACAGAGATGATTTCGGGTAagagtgagaagagagaaatctcTGCATCATATGAACACTGTGACATGCAAGAAtatgttttcttgctttctgaaattttctttgatatattttcGTTAGAAAAGATCCACCGCACATTGATCCATTTGAAATAAGACAACAGTTTTCCCACTATAATCACTTATTTCCTAATAAATAGTCTAAACATTTTGCTGATGCTGTTGCTCCATCTGTCTGTCAGCTCTCTCCCCTTTAATATCTGACATTTGACCAGTTAAAGTACTTAGGAACAGATGGGAATAATCCCTTCTGTATTCAGACTCACTCTCGGTTATGACTTTTGCATATAATGAGACTGCTCCTGGAATGACATTTCTGGTTAAAACCCCTGACTTCTAATAGGATTGTGCAAAATAGTTACAAGAATCAGACTGAAACTGAAAGTGAATGATATGATAATTATTggttattttcaaaggaaaacatttttttttctaaactgatGATATTTCTGGGGTTGAGGAACTGGGCAATATATGGTGTCAGATTCTGATTAATTTTAATCAGAAGAgtgagccttttaaaaatgttaagaaattttcCAAAGGAGAGAACTCAGGCTGTAACTCCAACTATCAATTATTGCTCCACAAAGAATTCCTTTGCTCTGGAGCTTAGGAGCAAATGACATTTAGTATATACTGgaatgggggaggaaggggcattGGGTGACTCTCAGAAAGCTACTATACAAGTGACAGGTTCCTGCACATTGGCGAGCAGTCACTCTGAGTGTCAGGACTGTGTCTTGGGAAAAATTAGCTTCAGTCTTTTGCATCATGGAAAATTTTATGAACCaaagtccttttctttccctttccactTGTTCCCACATAgttggcattttaaaattcttccaacagattttttaaaaccttatatTGCCATGCTATGAAAACACACAAACCAatttactgtatttaattttttctattggCAGAACCTGTATTTTGTGTCCTTACCTTTTCACTTCATTCAGATTACTTGCTTCCTCAGTTATGCTTGCACCTAGTGGGATTGTCCCTAGGAATAGACATTCATTAGATGAAAGAGACAGTGGTATTTATTTGCGATGCATAGCATaggtaaacaaaatatatagtgTGAGGTTCACTAAAACGTGTTTCCTGGCTAAGTTATTGCTAACATATGGTTAAACTCATTTGTTGTAAACATAAGTACCTTATTTGTATGTTCTATATAAATTAGTATCTCATTAATTTTACCTTCAGGTGGCAAGATGCTGTCATCTAAAACCTGTCTAGATTGTTTAAACTCTGTTTCTATAGAACCCTATCTCACCCTGGGCTGTCTCATTTCTAAGGACACATTGTGATAAAATTACATCTTGCCCAGAGCTAATGCTATTGTGGATATAGTAACTGTTTCATTGCTTGCTTTAAAAGCAAactgaaataaatgttattaattaaaatgtcagaggttttcctcatttcctcttgATGAATAGTATGTTATTTATTATCCAATCTCTTTAGACAGCTTTTACCAGCACCAGATGAGGAGTGAGAAACTGGTCCAACACAGAGGACAAACCTGAGTTTCTTATGATTGAAATTCATACCCTACCACATTATTGCATTGTTCTCTTTAGATTCAGCAAACAAGTAATCAATTCGCTGACGTGAACAATACCATTCTAGCAGCATAGACTTGGGAGGAGGGGTTGTTGCTAGGTAACCACCTTTTTGCCACCCAAAACACACAGCCTCAAACAAGTTCCCACCCTGGGAAACGTAGACCATTCTGTACAAGTGGCAGTGTTTACTTCAGAATGATTCTTTCACTGTTGAAATGGTTCAGTATTTACCCTACTTTATTTCAGATTTCAATTACAAATATCTATACATActtgagaaaaaaacagaacatttcaATTCAGTTTGGTTTTAAGAAATCCAGTTGAAGACTATTGATGATTCATTATCTGATTGTTTCcatccattttattcatttaaaataattttacttaatacATAGATTgacaaagtttatttatatagtttattaATTATATAGTTTAATCTATATTTACTCTGGTTTCTTAAAAATAGTATTGTTGGATGTGTTTAGGATCTTCTGTCAggcaaaagaaaatttcaaaaggttTTGAAAATGTTACAGTGATCTTCAGCAATCTTTAGTAATGCACAGATTAGTAATACCAAGACATTTTACTGGTATGTGGGTGGAGTAGAGTGAAGTATCTGATAATGGATAATGGATAATTGTTGTAATGTTCCATATCATTCTATTAAGAATGCTGGCTCTGATgttaatggaaaatatttccattacaaGCATACCCAACTCGAAACCTTGCAAGACAAATGCTTTCCCATTTGGTATCACAAAAATCCCTTCACTATGCACCATTTCTACATTTGTTTCTCTTCAACGTATTCCGCATTTACTCTGTGACAAACTAAATTAGGCTGTGATGGCTAATGAGTGAAAAACTCATTACCCCAACCACAAAAAAGCTTAtcgtcttccttcctttcttctttcattcaacacacaATTATTAAACATATACTAACTCTTAGGTTTTTGGTAAGTAGGGGGTTTATATTGGTAAAGGTGATAAAAACAATACCTACGCTAATGGAGTTTATAGACTACAGGACAGATGGGCAGCTTTTCCTCTAGAACTGGGAAAAATAGATgataattatgtttatatttcatttgCCTGCTACATGACCTACAAGATTGGTCAGCAgcaccactttctttcaccatacacacacaaaaaaaagtccaaaatggattaaggacctatatgggagacctgaaaccataaaaattctagaagagagcacaggcagtaatttctctgacattggccatgggaacttttttttcttgggcaagggaaacaaaagcaaaaataaattatatcaaaataaaaagtttctgcacagtgaaggaaacaatcaacaaaactaaaaggcaatctatagaatgggagaagatatttgcaattgcatatccaataaaaggttaatatacaaaatatataaagaactcataaaactcaacacccaaaaccaaataatccaattaaaaatgggcagaagacatgaacagacatttctgcaaagacatattgatgaccaacagacacatgaaaaggtactcatcATCatttaccatcagggaaatggcatcaaactaaaatcaacaacacaagaaacaacaggtgttgatgagggtatggagaaaaaggaatcctcttgcactgttggtgggaatgcaaactggtgcagccactgtggaaaacaaatacggagttcctcaaaaagttaaaaatagaactaccctatgatccagcaatcacactactgatatttacccaaagaatacaaaaacactaattcaaagggatacacacaccctatgtttatagcagcattatttataatagctaagataaGGAAGCAACCCAAGGTTTCATCAAAAGATGAACAGATAgagaagatgtaatatatatatatatatatatatatatatatatatatatatacaattcaaTATTATTTGGGCacggaaaagaatgaaatcttgccattagcaatgatatggatggagctagagagtataattgTGAatgaaatagtcagagaaagacaaatatctaagatttcactcatatggaatttgagaaataaaagaaaagagcaaagggaagagagagaaagagaaaccaagaaaacagattgttaaccatagagaacaaactgatggttaccagaggggaggtggggggggggataggttaaatatgtgatggggattaagaagtgcactttcatgatgagtactgagtgatgtatggaattgttgaatcattatatcatatatctggaactaatataacactgtatgttaactaactagaattaaaattaaaacttaaaaaaaaagagtggccaACAATATTCCAAAGATATTCAGTCTGTCCTTATTGACCCTTCTCTTCATAATTATAGATTAATTATTATTGTGTTAGATTGCATTCTTCCATTTCCTATGTTTGTCcacatcttctctctcctttaaGAGTCAGTTAAAGTTTCATTTATACTCCAAAGTTTCTGACTTTCCAGTTACTCAAGGATTCATTCTAATTTAAATTCTTATAACACTATCTCTACTGAAATCCTTTAAGTCAGCTTGACATATTATTGGCTATATACCAACAATTCCCATAAAAATACATCAAAGGTCTCCACCAATGCTCACTCCAAATAATCCACAAGGTTCCCATTTGTTCATGATCTTCTTTGCATCAATTTTTTCATGCCTCctgacctcattttatttttacattccaGGCTTGTTTTTAAGTTGTAATCTTTGAAATGACATCTCTAACCCTTGGATCTTGGTCCTCTAATAAGAATTTGACCTGTAgccatgttattttattttttattatttttaatgtttatttattttgagaaagagagtatgtgtgcgtaaaaggcaggagaggggcagagagagagggaggcaggggagccaAAGCCAACGCTGTGCTTACagcaggagccatgagatcatgagatcatgacctgaaccaaagttaacggactgagtcacccaggcaccccaaactggAGCCATTTTAGAAGCTTGTCCTGTTTCAGTTTACCTTGAAGCTATTTCTTGTTAGCTCCTTACAACACATCTATCCTCGGTCTTCCAATCTATTCTTAAGTGAGACTTCTCTTAGCCTtccaataacaataaaaattgggatattttatgttctttgggAAGTCTGGGATCAGAAAGATTATACTAAAATTTTCAACTGAAATACTGgagatttaacaaatattttattacttaataattaatgttattttttaaaatataaaaataaaacactggtaCAATTGACAAAGATTAATGTCTAATAAATCATTGGACTTATTTATAGCTACCATAAAATAGCTATAACACAGAACAGACAGCAAGGGCAAAATTGAAATGACTATAAGCgatataaaaaaagacaaaataattaaaatgtaattatctaAGTAAGCAAAAAGATTTACAAACTCCAAGATAAATGGTTtcataatatgtttaaaaaataaagtttaacaaTATACTGCTTACAGTGAAAGTACCAAACAATGactacaatattaaaataatagaatgtatcatgatttattaaaaatatggagatgaaaaattaaagttaaaaagtcaagaaaacatatcaaaagcaagaaaatatgcAATTTATATAGGTAAAAGAATATACTGACAATAAAAGTTTTTAAGGCTTATGCTCCAAATAACTTATCATTAAATACATAATGCAAAACTATGGTAAgtggtgaagaaaaataaactgaaacattACTTTTTAATAGACATAATCATTTCTTTCAGCCACTTACAGATCATCATAATTACAGGTTTAGACCACTTATCTAGGGTGGGGCAGTGTTACTGACAGTGTCTTTGTAAACCATaaacaattaatttttaaagcatacaaaTTCTTGGAAAGCAGGGAAATTTTCTCAAATATGTAATGCAGTGTTactaagaatttttcaaaaagtgaGATGACATTAAAATctagataatattttattaaaagatattgACTTAAACAtcaacacaaaataatttttgaagatgCTACATTAGAACATcatttaaagaagtaaataattatATGAGTATAAACATTCATTCCACTATTCCCTCGTTAGCACATATACATCACAAAGAAATTATCACTCAGGACCATGAGGtgatatgtatattattatacaCAATAAAATGGTCCTTGGTAGCAATGAGTTAAAGGCAACATGTGAATGTCCAGCACAATGTAGATGAATACATAATTTGTGTTGAAAGCAAATTATGTGATATTATCCTggagttaaaaacaacaaactatactaactacatatatacatatatacatacatacatatacacatacacatatgcacatatacaaactatacatatatatacatatatatcttgtaaaatattgaataaacaAGTTACATAAAAATATCGTTGAcgcaaaataaacacatacacacaaaaaatatcactgcacattttcaaaaaaaaaaatacacagattttaTTCAGGTTCTAGTGGATTCATTTGTGGCAGACCTGCCAAGAATAATTAGAAAATCCAcgtaaaaatctgttttaaaaatttgttttaaagcatttatgAATTGATGAAACAACTAAGGCTTCAAGGGCCAAGATATAAGTGAAACAGCAGAGAGATGAGCTGATATTCTGCAAGTCACTTTTCCTCTCAGGAAAATTGGCTGATTCTTAAAAATCGGTAAGAAGCTGAGCTacgaaacagaaaaacaaacagattttttGGCAATCTCACGGGACTGGAGAGGCAATAATTGGAGTTAGGGAAATCCTAGACAGTGAGGAAAGAAGTGGCTGGGATCCTGGAAAGGAAGGAGGTACAGAGATAGCTCCTGCACTGAGTGATTTTACACCCAAGACACATGCTCAGTTCTTCAACTTTGCAGGCAAGAGTCTTAGAAGCTAAACAAAAAggcactgaaaaacaaaattatggttTCAGTTGACTCATGCAGCTGAGGGAACAAAAATTATGCCTTACTATTCATCAGTGAGAAAGACCCTTAGTAATCACTATAGGCTTCAGTTGGAAGCACTAAAGAACTACATCAAGAAGAGAGGATAAATCAGGGGAAGAATGAGCCCTACAGAATTAGGACCCAGGCTCCATTTAGTTTAATTCCTAAATGGATTAATGTGATGTATTTCCCCACAAAAGTAGCCAACCAAACCCAAGCTGAAGAAGATAATATCATCTAGAGCTACTACAACTTTTCATATACAATGCccatcatttaataaaaaatatcaggCCTAATGAGAAACTAAACCAAGGAGAAAATGCACAATTAAAAAAAGGTCCATAGATTAGTGATATAATGGtaattaatattttgataaaagaGATGATAAAATACTAGAGAActagctgatcaaaaaggatttaaataatataacagaaggtgaatttagaataatagtcataaaattaatcgctgggcctgaaaacagtatacaggacagcagagaatctcttgctacagagatcaagggactaaggaacagtcacgaggagctgaaaaacgctttaaacgaaatgcataacaaaatggaaaccaccacagctcggcttgaagaggcagaggagagaataggtgaactagaagataaagttatggaaaaagaggaagctgagaaaaagagagataaaaaaatccaggagtatgaggggaaaattagagaactaagtgatacactaaaaagaaataatatacgcataattggtatcccagaggaggaagagagagggaaaggtgctgaaggggtacttgaagaaataatagctgagaacttccctgaactggggaaggaaaaaggcattgaaatccaagaggcacagagaactcccttcagatgtaacttgaatcgatcttctgcacgacatatcatagtgaaactggcaaaatacaaggataaagagaaaattctgaaagcagcaaggggtaaacgtgccctcacatataaagggagacctataagactcgtgactgatctctcttttgaaacttggcaggccagaaagaattggcacgagattttcagggtgctagacagaaaaaatatgcagccgagaatcctttacccagcaagtctgtcatttagaatagaaggagagataaaggtcttcccaaacaaaaactgaaggaatttgtcaccactaaaccagtcctacaagagatcctaagggggaccctgtgagacaaagtaccagaggcatcactacaagcataaaacatacagacatcacaatgactctaaacctctatctttctataataacactgaatgtaaatggactaaatgcgccaaccgaaagacatagggtatcagaatggataaaaaaaacaagacccatctatttgctgtctacaagagactcattttagacctgaggacaccttcagattgagagtgaggggatggagaactatttatcatgcgactggaagccaaaagaaagctggagtagccatacttatatcagacaaactagactttaaattaaaggctgtaacaagagatgaagaaagacattatataacagttacagggtctatccatcaggaagagctaacaattataaatgtctatgcgccgaataccggagcccccaaatatataaaacaattactcataaacataagcaaccttattgataagaatgtggtaattgcaggggactttaacaccccacttacagaaatggacagatcatctagacacac from Felis catus isolate Fca126 chromosome D3, F.catus_Fca126_mat1.0, whole genome shotgun sequence encodes:
- the SYT4 gene encoding synaptotagmin-4 isoform X2, whose product is MAPITTSREEFDEIPTVVGIFSAFGLVFTVSLFAWICCQRKSSKSNKTPPYKFVHVLKGVDIYPENLSSKKKFGADDKNEVKNKPAVPKNSLHLDLEKRDLNGNFPKTNLKASSPSDLESVTPKLFSEGEKEAVSPDSLKSSTSLTSEEKQEKLGTLFFSLEYNFEKKAFVVNIKEARGLPAMDEQSMTSDPYIKMTILPEKKHKVKTRVLRKTLDPAFDETFTFYGILYTQIQELALHFTILSFDRFSRDDIIGEVLIPLAGIELSDGKMLMNREIIKRNVRSSGRGELLISLCYQSTTNTLTVVVLKARHLPKSDVSGLSDPYVKVNLYHAKKRISKKKTHVKKCTPNAVFNELFVFDIPCEGLEEISVEFLVLDSERGSRNEVIGRLVLGATAEGTGGEHWKEICDYPRRQIAKWHMLCDG
- the SYT4 gene encoding synaptotagmin-4 isoform X1, with product MAPITTSREEFDEIPTVVGIFSAFGLVFTVSLFAWICCQRKSSKSNKTPPYKFVHVLKGVDIYPENLSSKKKFGADDKNEVKNKPAVPKNSLHLDLEKRDLNGNFPKTNLKASSPSDLESVTPKLFSEGEKEAVSPDSLKSSTSLTSEEKQEKLGTLFFSLEYNFEKKAFVVNIKEARGLPAMDEQSMTSDPYIKMTILPEKKHKVKTRVLRKTLDPAFDETFTFYGILYTQIQELALHFTILSFDRFSRDDIIGEVLIPLAGIELSDGKMLMNREIIKRNVRKSSGRGELLISLCYQSTTNTLTVVVLKARHLPKSDVSGLSDPYVKVNLYHAKKRISKKKTHVKKCTPNAVFNELFVFDIPCEGLEEISVEFLVLDSERGSRNEVIGRLVLGATAEGTGGEHWKEICDYPRRQIAKWHMLCDG
- the SYT4 gene encoding synaptotagmin-4 isoform X3; this translates as MAPITTSREEFDEIPTVVGIFSAFGLVFTVSLFAWICCQRKSSKSNKTPPYKFVHVLKGVDIYPENLSSKKKFGADDKNEVKNKPAVPKNSLHLDLEKRDLNGNFPKTNLKASSPSDLESVTPKLFSEGEKEAVSPDSLKSSTSLTSEEKQEKLGTLFFSLEYNFEKKAFVVNIKEARGLPAMDEQSMTSDPYIKMTILPEKKHKVKTRVLRKTLDPAFDETFTFYGILYTQIQELALHFTILSFDRFSRDDIIGEVLIPLAGIELSDGKMLMNREIIKRNKSSGRGELLISLCYQSTTNTLTVVVLKARHLPKSDVSGLSDPYVKVNLYHAKKRISKKKTHVKKCTPNAVFNELFVFDIPCEGLEEISVEFLVLDSERGSRNEVIGRLVLGATAEGTGGEHWKEICDYPRRQIAKWHMLCDG